DNA sequence from the Paraburkholderia azotifigens genome:
TCCAACCTGATTGCATGAGTCATGTCTGGCGCACCCGCGTTTCTCTATTCTCAATACGCGCTCAATACGCGTTCTGATGAGAAATGCCCTTGAAAATGGTCGCGAGGATAATCCTCACGTCCAGCGCAAAGGACCAGTTGCGCAGGTAGTAGAGATCGTGCTCGACCCGTCCTTCCATCTTTTCGAGCCGGTCCGTTTCGCCGCGATATCCATTGATCTGCGCCCAGCCGGTAATACCTGGTTTGATCCGGTAACGATGGATATAGCCCGACACGACGTGCTGATAGAGATCGTCGTGCTCCAGCGCATGCGGACGCGGTCCGACCACCGACATATCGCCGCACAGCACGTTGAAGAACTGCGGCAGCTCGTCGAGACTCGTGCGGCGCAGGAAGGCGCCCACGCGTGTAATACGCGGGTCGTTGCGTTTGGCCTGCTCGAGCACGCCTGCCTTCTGCACATGCAGACGCATCGTGCGGAACTTGTAGATCGTGAAAACACGGCCATCCGCGCCCTTGCGCTGCTGCCTGAAGAACACGGGTCCTCTGGAACTCAGTTTCACTGCGATCGCACAGCCCAGCAGAATGGGCGAAATCGCGATCAGCGCGGCCAGTGCGAACAGCCGGTCGAACAGATCCTTCTTGACCATCGCGTTCGGCGGCAGCGGCGAAGCCGCGAGGTTGATGGTCGGCTGATCGAGCACACTCGTCACGCTGCCTTCGAACAGTGCGAGCGCACGCACGTCAGGCATGAAGCGGATGTTGATCAGGTCGTTGCGGAACTCGTCGACGAGCTTCAGGATCGCGCGTTCTTCCGTCAATGGCAGCGCAAGCCAGACCTCGCCGATATTCTGGTCGCGCACGTATTTGGCGAATGCCTTGTGCTCGGTGAAGATCGGCACGCGCGACGTCGCTTTCGAATCGGGCGCGAGATTGTAGACCGCCCATGGCCGGAAACCGGATTCAGCGGCGCCTTCCATCTTATGAATGATGTCGTTGCAATGGTCTCCACACGCTGCAATGGCGACAGGCTGCAAATCGATGCCTGCATGGCGAATCCGCCCGATCAGACTATGGATCACGAGGCGGCTCACGATGAGCCCGCTGCCGGAGAGCGCCGTCCAGTAGACGAACCACAGACGCGACACGAAGTCGATCCGGTGCAGCGAAAACATCAGGGCCATCGCGCAGCCCTGCACGATCAGCCAGCCCAATGCCACCTGTCCCGTGAGCAACCGTTTGGAACGGCCGCGCCACGATTGATACACGCCGAGGGCGGGAAATATCGCGAGTGAGAATGCCGCGGCAAATGCGACAAACGCCAGGTAAAAACCGCGCTGGGAAACGTCGTCGAAACGGATTTGCGACGCTACGAGCGCACCCGATACGATCAGCGCGACGTCGAATAGCCTCGCTAGCAGACCTGTCAATGCACGCATCACAACCCCTCTTTCACTACATACATGTTCACAACAGCCGCTCAGTTGCAGCGGCCATACTGATCATCGAACCGGACGATGTCGTCTTCACCCAGATACACGCCCGATTGAACCTCAATGATTTGCAGCGGAACATGGCCGGGGTTCTCGAGACGGTGCTGCACGCCGATCGGGATGTAGGTCGACTGATTCTCTGTCAGCAAGAACTGTTCATCGCCGCGCGTTACGAGCGCCGTGCCGCACACGACGACCCAATGCTCCGCGCGATGGTGATGCATCTGCAGTGAAAGCCGTCCACCCGGATTCACGACGATCCGCTTGACCTGGAAGCGCTCGCCATGATCGATGGAATCGTAAAAGCCCCACGGGCGCCGCACTTTCCGGTGATTGTCGGCTTCAGGGGAATTGGTCTGCCGGATCCGCGACACGAGTCCCTTCACATCCTGCACATGCGAGCGGTCCGCCACGAGCACGGCGTCATCCGTTTCGACAACGACGAGATCACTGGTACCCACGCATGCGACGAGCCTGCCGCCCTGCGAACGCGCGTAGGTGGTAGTCGCGCCTTCCATCAGCACGCGGCCGTTCGCCACGTTGCCGAATTCGTCCTTCTCCATGGCCTCCCACACGGCATCCCACGAGCCGAGATCGGACCAGCCGGCTTCGAGCGGCACGACAACTCCCGTGAAGGGCGAGTCGGCTTTGCCGAGCTGCTCCATCACCGCATAGTCGATCGAATCGGAAGGCGACTGTGCGAAAGCATCGGCTGCCGGCGCGATGTGGCCGTCGTCGCGCTTTGCGTTCTCGAACGCCTGCACACAAGCGGCGTACATGTCCGGCTGAAAAACTTTCAACGCCGCGAGCCACACCGATGCACGCATGACGAACATGCCGCTATTCCACCAGTAGCCGCCCGACGCGACGTATTGCGCTGCCAGCTCGGCCGCGGGTTTTTCGACGAAGCGATCGATGCGATGCGCGCCGTCGGACAACTGCGCGCCGAGGCGGATATAGCCGAAGCCGGTGTCGGCTCGCGTCGGAGGAACGCCGAGCGTGGCGATCTCGCCCGCCTGCGCATGAACTGCCGCGAGTTCGATCGCCTGATGCAAGGCGGGCAAGTCTGCGATGGCATGATCGGCAGGCATCGCGACGAGAATGGGATCGTCGCCGTCGCTGCATGCGGCCAGCGCGGCGAGCGTCAATGCGGGCGCCGTATCGCGCCGCGCGGGCTCTACGACCACGCGCGCCTTCACGCCGCAATCGTGCGCCTGCTCGGACGTCACGAAGAAATGCTCGACGCCGCACACGATCACGGGCTCTGCTGCCACGTCCCATGTTTTCGTGAAGCCATCCATACGCTTCATCGTGGCTTGCAGCAGCGATTGATCGCCGACGACATCGATCAGCTGTTTCGGATATTGCTCACGCGACACCGGCCAGAGTCGCGTACCCGACCCGCCAGCGAGAATGACCTGCACCAGCCGTTGTGAATCGATCGCCGTTTCGCCCGCCGCGACAGCAGCGTTCTGTTGATTGGCTTGAGTGGTTCGTTTGTCCACTTCAATCTCCCTGGTATTGAAGTCTGATCCTCATCGTCCGTAACTGTCTGGACGAAGCTCATAGGATCCAACCATCGTGTTTTTGGTCTGCACATCTCCCGCGTGGATGTTCTGGCTATCGACGCGGGATTGTGTTGACTGCGGACCGCACAGGCCGCGAATGGCGGACGACTCGTATGCGTCTGAGTGCATCCGGTACGCGTCGTGCTCGCGCAACCATTGCAGATGAATTGAAAGGTCGAAATCCGGTGCAGAGGTTTAGACCACGCGGTTTTAAACGGCTCAGTGCGACCTTATTCGACTCGACCTGAGATAGATCATAGACACGTTACGCTGCGCTACAGCATCTCTGGCGCGAACGGTTGATGTTATGGCTTGTCACGCTGAGCATTTCGGATAAGACCTATGATCTGGCGAATCTATCTTTTTTTAAAATCGATTTACGCTTGGAATTACAGGGGTTTTCGTGATACGTTGCGACTAGAAGGTGTTCGCTTCTTCTCATCGAAGCAGACTGCAAGTGGCTCATCCCGGCTGTACCGGCGCCTTGCAGACTCACTCTCCCAGATATGGGAACACCGCACGTCACAGCAGGTCACAACCCTGTTCTGGCCGGTCAATCGAACACTCGATGACTCGCCGCGCGTATTGTCGGATCCATGCGTATCCATCATTGACATGCGCCGCTTCCACCAGTGGATGTGCACAACCATTCTTCACGAGAGTCGAAATGGCTTATATATCGGTATTGGCGCTGTTCCTGACGGTTACCAACCTGATACCTGTTAGCGCAGTGGGATTTTTGCCGATCGTATTCTGCGCATGGCGCTTTTTCGGAAGAAGCTACCCGTCGTTCATGGGTCCGCTGACCGCGCTCACGCTATTCATACTGGCGTCAACGCTTCTCTACAATCCGCATTCGCTGACTGAATTCGAGTTTTACCGGCGCGATGGCAATTTCTTCATTGCCTATGCGCCGATCTTTGCAGGCTGCGTGTATGTGCATCGCTGGGATATGAACAAACTGCTGCGCGCATTCTTCGTGTTCGCGGTTCTGATCAATATTCCGCCGTACATGCTTTATCTCGCGCAGAACGGCTTGCTCAGCATTTTCAAGCACCCCGACGACAGCTTCGGCAGCTTCTTCATCGCGCGTAACGCGGCAGGCGGCTTCCTCGCGATGCTGTTCTGTCTCGGCGTCGCGTGCTATCTGCAAAAGCGCAGCAGGATCATGCTTGCGCTGATCGCGCTCAATGGGCTGATGCTCTTTTCGACCTACAGCCGCGGCTCGCTGCTGGGCGCTTTTGCGGTGCTCCCTTATCTGTACTTCGGCCGCAAGCGCCTGATTCTCGCGTCGCTGATGTCGTGTCTCGTGGTGGCGTCGCTTGCCATGGCGATGTATCACACGCGTCCTTTCGTCGACTACATGGGCTATACGTTCAGCATCCAGAACGCGGACGCCAAGGTCGCGAATCTCGACATACGCTACGAGTGGCTGTGGCCGAGAGCGCTGGCGTACTTCCGGCAGAGCCCGATTGTCGGAATGGGATTCGGCTCATTCGACGATACGATCCGCAACGTCACGTCTTATTTCGGCCTGCTTGCGGTGCCCTCGGACGTCGTCATCGAACATAGCGACTCGCACGCGCACAACTCCTATCTGAACTTCCTCGCCGAAACGGGCGTGGTCGGGCTTACGCTGGTGCTGAGCTTTTACTGGAAACTCGTCAAGTGGAGTCAGAACGGCGCCGCGCGCAGCGCACTCGTCGAACACGGGCAGAACTTCGCTGCCTACCGGTTCGTCGAGCTCTCTGCCGTGTGTCTGCTCGTCATGGCGGCAACGGAACACCGGCTCGTTGCGCCGTCGAACGTGCTCGTCCTCTCTCTCGTGATCTCGCTGCTGCTGGCGTCGCGCCCTGTGCGCGTGATGAAGCCCGTACGCGACCCACGCGTGCTGCATCCGCAGGCGCCACCGTATCGCGAGCGTGCACAGCCTTATCCCGCCGCGACGGGACGCAGCGTGCCCGGCTCTTAACTGAACTGAACAAACAACGTCGCCTATGTGGAAAATCGATCCCTGGACTGTCTATTCCAATGTCGGCGATGCGGCCGTCACGCTGCCCGTCGCGATCGTCTGCGCTATCTGGATTGCGAAGACCGACTTGCGCCTCGCGTTACGCTGGGCTTTGACGTTGAGCCTCGGGATGCTGCCCGTGGGCGCAAGCAAGATCGTGTATTACGCGTGGGACATTTCATTGCCGCTGGCGCACTTCCGCGTGATCAGCGGTCACACGATGCTCTCAACCGCCGTGTGGGCCGTCGCGCTCGCGCTGCAATTGAAATGGTGGCGGCTGCCGGCGTTTCCGGGCATCGCTGCCGGTCTGCTGCTAGGCGCGCTCACAGGCGCTTCGCGCGTGCACGGCCATTCGCACTCGGTCGCGGAAGTTCTGGTGGGTTGGGTGATCGGTATGATCGCGGCTACCGTGTTTCTGCGCACGGCGCTGCAGGTCGAGTACAAGCCGGTTCGGCCCGTGTGGTCGACATTCGCCCTGCTGGCGGTGTCGACTCTGGCGTATGGGCACACGGCGCCGTTTCAGGATCTCATCGAGGAGAACTCCGCGGCGCTCAAGGAGAACACGCCCAGCCTCGTCTGCGCGCTTTCACGCGTGCGTTCGAGAGTTCACAGCTGATATGCGAAGGGGCATCAAACGAGCAGATGCCGCTCGCGTTCTTCATCCCTGACTGACTTGACGGGCACTTCTTCTTCGACAGGATACGGAAGCGTCGGATCGACGAAACTGTCCGGCATCCGCGCATCGATAAACGACATCAACGCCGTCTTGAACTTCTCCGACGAGAAACGCTCTGCATTCCGGCGGCACTGACGTGCATCAAAGAGGCCCGAGTACTTCTCGAAGCGCTCCACTGCCTCGAGCAGCGATTCCGTCGTTTGCTCCTTGAAGAAGACACCCGTCGGCCGTTCGCGCGGCAATCCGAGTACCGATTCGAGCGCCCCGCCTCTGCCGAATGCGACGACGGGCGTTCCGCACGCCTGCGCCTCGACGACCGAAATGCCGAAATCCTCTTCAGCCGCAAACACAAAAGCACGTGCACGCTGCAGATGGTCGACCAGCACGTCGAACGGCTGGTGACCGAGGATCGTCACGTTGTCGCCTGCAGCCGCCTTGACCTTCTTCATGTCCGGACCGTCGCCGATCACGACCAGTCTACGTTCCGGCGTCTTCGAAAAGGCCTTCACGATCAGGTCGATACGCTTGTACGGCACCATGCGCGAAGCCGTCACGTAGAAATCGTCCTTCTTCTCGCGCATCGGCATATGGCTCAGATCGACGGGCGGATAGATCACCGTCGCATCGCGTTGATAAGCCTTCTTGATTCGCCGCGCAATGAACTTCGAATTGGCGAGAAGATGATCGACGCCATTCGCCGAGCGTGAATCCCAGCCGCGAATGTAATGCAGCAGCACGCGTGCCATCGCGGACTTCACGCCCGCAGTCAGATGCGACTCTCGCAGGTACTGATGCTGCAAATCCCACGCATAGCGGATGGGCGAATGCACGTAGCTCACGTGCATCTGGTTGGGGCCCGTCAGCACGCCCTTGGCGACCGCGTGCGAACTCGAAATGACGAGATCGTAAGCGGAAAGATCGAGCTGCTCGATCGCAAGCGGCATCAGGGGCAAATAGGCCCGATAGCGCTTGCGCGCAAAGGGCAGCCGCTGAATAAACGAAGTCTGTACCGGTTTGCCTTTGATGCAGGCCCGGTCTTCCATGAAGTCGACCAGCGAAAACAGGTCTGCGTTCGGGAAGCATTCGATTATGTTCTGCAGCACTTTCTCGGCGCCGCCCGATACCACCAGCCAGTCGTGAACAATGGCAACTTTCATCGCGACCTCCCTGTTCTCGTTCAATCCGTCTGTAGCATTTTTCATTCGATCAATCTTCCTTGCCTGCGCCCGCTCCGCCTCGCGCGCCCCACGCGACGCGCGCCATTGCGATGGCGCGCCCTGCACCGGGCACCAGCGTGATCAGTTCCAGCCGGACCATGATGGTCAACAGCATCATGGACAGCGACAGCTCGCCGATCACACGAGCGAACGCCATGCCTTCCGCGCCGTATCGCGGCGCAAGCCACAATGCCGCCACAAGATTCGTGACACCGGACGCGGCGCCCGCAATAGCAAGCAGGCGGTCTTTTTTGCGCGGCACGAAGACATAGAACGCCGCGAATTCATTGAAGGCTGCAAACGGGAACATCCATGCAAAGCACTGCAATACGTGGCCGCTAGGCGTAAAGGCTTCGCCGAGAATCAGCGGCAGCACGAACGGCGCAAGCGTCAACGCGCCGCAGAAAACCAGCAATCCATATCCCAGCAACAGCGTCGCGCCGCGCCGCGTGGTAACTTGCGCACCCGCCTTGTCGCCTTGGGCCAATTGACGCGAAATGGTCGGGATGAAGACCTGCGATGCGGGCCCCATCAGGCTCAAGCCGATCGTCGCAAAACGCTCTGCGGCGCCGAAGTAGCCGACCTGAGCGGGCGTGGACAGCAGCGTCAGCAGATACGTCGACGAAGCCGTGAGTACGACGGAACCCGACGAATAACAAAAGAGCAGGGTCGAGCCTTTCACGAGGTCCGTAATGCCCTCGAACGAAAGATGCGGCCGTCCGAGCTGATACGTCGCCAGCCCATAGGAAATGGCAAGCGAAAGCACCCCCGCCGTCAACAGGCTCGCGACGACCCACACGGAGTCGGCCGGCCCTCTTACCAGGCACAGCACGAGTGCGAGACTCACGGCGAAGCCGAACACCTCGATCATGATCGGCGTGCGGAAATGGTGGCGTCCCTGATAGAGCCAGCCCAGGTTCAATGCCGACACGACCCCGAGCGCCGTCGCGAGAAAACCGATCAGAGGCCGCTCCGACAGCGTCGGCGAACAGTACGTCGCAATGATGCCGATGCAGCCGCCCAGCACGCACAGCGCAAGGCGCGCGCTGACGTGCAACGAGTAGATGGCGTTGCATTCGCTATTGTTCTGCGCCTTCGAAATCTCGCGCATGCCGACGAACGTGAAGCCGTAGCTCGCCAGCATCCAGATGACGTTCATGAGCGACATCGCCGCGAGCACACGCCCGTATTCGGCGACGCCCAGCACGCGTCCATAAAACGGCACGACGATGATGAGATACACGTACCTCATCAGATAGCCGCCGTAAACGAATGCTATGACGCTAGCGCTCTTCTTACCGTCCATACCCGCCCCTCCTGTATCCGCGACGCTGCATGGCTATTGCCCGGCCGTGCTACGGCGCGCAAGCGGGTTGGTGATGTAGCGAACCACGAAATCGGAAAGCGGCGAATAGGGCAGCAGACACAGACACGACAGAAACAGTGTGCCCGCTTTCTTTTTAAGGCCCCAGAACGGATTCGCGACGATCGTGTGCAGATAGGCGCGCGAATCGTGCAGCATCCAGCGCCAGCGCGCGCTCAGCGACGCGTGGTAAAGACTCGAACCGAAGTACGCCTTTTCATGTGCGAAATCATGAAAAGCGGGCGGCAGTTCGAGATCGAGACGTTCTTTGGCAATCTCGCGCAAGGTGACCCATCGTTCCTTGAATGCCTTCGGCGCTTTCTTGATCTGCTCGGAGTTCGCGAACGACACGCTCGGCGTCGCCGTGTGATGCACGCGATAGGCGCCGAGAGAGAGCGTCAACGTGGCGACGGGGCCCACGAGCGCAGCGCCATAGATCGCATAGAAATCGGCCCCATAGCGATTGATGCCGCCTTCAGGCACGGGAAACACCGCCTTCAACGCACGTACGCTATAGGCATTCCCCGACGCAGGCGGCGACGGATAAAGCCAGCCGTCTCTCAGCAAGCGGCCGCAGTCGACGGGCGGCTCGGTGTGCGGCACGTGAGCGCCCGTCTGCTTGCCCGCTTCGTCGATCACGTCGAGACGGAACTGCACCTTGGCCAGATCGCCCTCTTCGAATTTGCGCATCACTTCGGACACGGCGCCCGGATACAGCACGTCGTCCGAGTCGAGGAAAATCACGTACTCCGTATCGGCAATCTCGACGCCAAGGTTGTAGGCGGACACCTGTCCGCCGTTTTCCTTGAACACCGCCTTCACGCGCGAACCGTACTGCCCGATGATGGCTCGCGAGCCGTCAGTCGATCCGTCGTCGATCACGATCACCCGCGTACCGGGATAGTCCTGCGCCAGCGCAGAATCGATCGCCTCGGCAAGAAAGCGTTCATAGTTGTAGTTGCAAATGACGATGGCAATCTGTTTCATACAGCCTCGTAGCGATAAAAAGGATCAGTCGGCAATTGAATCTCGCTGCAAAAAGAACGCGTCTCCCTCAAGCTGACTTCCCCTGACCGGCGCGCACGACGAGATACGCAAGGTGTCCCGGCGTCTTCCTGTCGGCGCCATTGACGTTATCCGGCACACGAAAGCGAATGCTCATGCCGTCGTTATTCCAGTCCAGCGTGGCGTCTTCCTTCGGTGCGGCCGTGCCCGTCAATGCATCGACGAAGAGCACCTGCGCGCCGCCCGACGGCGGCGCGATGCCCGTCGTCTGCACGGTGCGCCAGCCCGACGGCGCGCTCACCTGGATGACCATGTCCTGATCGGACAGCAAGCCCGATCCCGCCACCTCCGGACCGAAGCGCAGCGGTTGCGGCAAGGGCGCCAGCGCACCGGGCGCTATCTGATTCAGCACGATCAGGCTTTGGCCGGACACGTTGTAAGTGCGCGCAGGCGGGCCGCGATGGGTCAGTCGAAAGGGCTCGTAGCCGTCCCAGTGATAGACCATCGACACATACTTGTCGGGGTCGTCCCAGTTGCGCGCAAGTGCCCAGACCGCGAGCTCGAAGAAATAGCGCGGCAGGTAGTGCTCGTCGATCATGTACCTGTCGCCGATTTCCGTTTGCCACACGCCGCGCGCGGGGCCCTGTTTGACATACCGCTCATACAGCCCGTCGAGATCGTGCACGGGCAGGTAGTGCGTATCGAGGTAGTCGACCCAGTCGGCCATGCGCGCGTTCAGGCGCGGGCTTCGGTAATCGAGCCACTTGTCGAGGTTGTCGAGCCCGCCCTGATCGGGCCATCCGCCATACACGACATAGCCGCCGTAGCGGCGAACAATGCGTGCAGCCGGAATGTGAATGCGTTCGACGTAATCCTGCATCGCCTGCTCGTAAGGACGCGCGCGATGCTCGTCCCTGTCGAATTTCGGGCCGTGCCAGAACGTCGCTTGCGGCAAGCCTCCCGACAGGCGCCCTGCCGCTTCATTCCATATCTGGAAGTGGCGCACGCCATACGGCGGCGCCGAGTACTTGCGAACCACGGCATCCACGTACTTTTCCCACGCCGACACATCGTTGGGCGCCGATTTCGTATCGCCCGCAACACTCGCATTCCACTTCGGCGTATAGCCCAGAAAGAGCAACGAACGGATGCCGTTCTGGTTATTGCGCAAGATAACGGACGGCAAATCGCTGTCGTAGGCGTTGCCCGTTCTGTCGACACGCATCGGCTGCGTCGACGCATCCGGCTGGCCAGGGCCGACAGAGCCGCGACCCCAGCTGATGCCCATCTTCTTCCACATCGCGATGTCGGCAGCCGAGCTGGGCCAGCCATTGGTTCCGATCAGATCGGTCATCCTGCGTGGCGCGCGGTTGCCCGCCGCGCCCGACGCCGCGTTGGCAGCCTGCGCGCGAAAGGGCGGCACGCCCGCGCACGCGAGCGCCGCGAGCGTCGCCAGCACGCGTCGTCTGGAAGGCTGGTAGGTCATTCGATCCATAGGCTGCCCCGCTCGCCGCTCAGCTCGCCGACACTCGCGCCGGCATCTCCGGCACGGATTCGCTCTCCTTGCCATACAGCACATCGAGCAGCCGCTTCGCCGAGCGATCCCAGCGATACTCCCGCGCATGCGCCATGCCTTTCGCCCGGTACTGCTGGCGAATCGCGCCGTGCGTCATCATCAGCGAGATCTTTTCCGTCATATCCGCCACCGACATCGCATCGCAGTACATTGCGGCGTCGCCGCATGCTTCGGGTATGGACGTGCGCGACGAAGCGATCACGGGGCATCCGCAGTACATCGCTTCGAGCGGCGGCAATCCGAAGCCTTCATATAGCGACGGAAAAACCAGGCATCCCGCATGCTGATAGAGCGCCTTCAATTCGCCATCGGTGACGAAGCCGGCCCAGATGACCTGCTTCGAACGCGACATCGCCTCTAATCCTTCATTAGCGAAGATCCGCTGGTTCCTTCCGCCGACGATCACAAATCTCACGTCGCGCAAATGGCTTAGGCCTGAGATCGCTTCGAGCACGCGCTGCAGGTTCTTGCGCGGATCGAGACTGCCCACGATCACGCAATACGTGTCGTCCTTGAGTTGCAGACGGTCGAGCACGCCAGGCTCGGGCACGACGCGATCGAGATGGTCCGCGCCAGGCTGAATGACGGCAATGCGCGACTCGTCGATCTTCAGGTGATGGCTGATGCGCCGCTTCGAAAACGCGGACACGGTCAACACGAGCGGCTTCATGTGCGGCAGGATCGAAAAGCACAGCCGGTACCACAGCAGAAACTTCTTCGAAAAGCCGTGCGGCACGTCGTACACGGCCATGTCGTGAACCATCACCACCTGCCGGCGCTTGAGAACAGGATTCGTGTTGCACAGATTGACGAGCGTGCGTCCTCTCGCTGCGATCGGCAGCGTGATCTGCTCCCACAGCGTGCCGCGCAGCCACGGAAAGCGCCGCTGCCGTTTGAGCGACGCGCCGGGTTCTCTGACGTTTTGCGGCACGAAGATCTCCAGATCGCTGCCCGGGGATTCGCGCATTTGCATTGCCCGTGTGAGTTCATAAGCGACTCGTTGAACGCCTGTAACAGGCTGCGAAGTGAACTTGCCGTTGATCGCGAATGCCATCTGATTCTCCGCCTCACGAAGTTATGCCGATTGCTGTGCTTGCGTAAGTGACATCGCACTGTCAGGCGGTTGTCTCGACGTCCCCGAAATCGCTCGCGTAGTTCGTCGCGTAGCCGTA
Encoded proteins:
- a CDS encoding lipopolysaccharide biosynthesis protein encodes the protein MDGKKSASVIAFVYGGYLMRYVYLIIVVPFYGRVLGVAEYGRVLAAMSLMNVIWMLASYGFTFVGMREISKAQNNSECNAIYSLHVSARLALCVLGGCIGIIATYCSPTLSERPLIGFLATALGVVSALNLGWLYQGRHHFRTPIMIEVFGFAVSLALVLCLVRGPADSVWVVASLLTAGVLSLAISYGLATYQLGRPHLSFEGITDLVKGSTLLFCYSSGSVVLTASSTYLLTLLSTPAQVGYFGAAERFATIGLSLMGPASQVFIPTISRQLAQGDKAGAQVTTRRGATLLLGYGLLVFCGALTLAPFVLPLILGEAFTPSGHVLQCFAWMFPFAAFNEFAAFYVFVPRKKDRLLAIAGAASGVTNLVAALWLAPRYGAEGMAFARVIGELSLSMMLLTIMVRLELITLVPGAGRAIAMARVAWGARGGAGAGKED
- a CDS encoding glycosyltransferase family 4 protein, coding for MKVAIVHDWLVVSGGAEKVLQNIIECFPNADLFSLVDFMEDRACIKGKPVQTSFIQRLPFARKRYRAYLPLMPLAIEQLDLSAYDLVISSSHAVAKGVLTGPNQMHVSYVHSPIRYAWDLQHQYLRESHLTAGVKSAMARVLLHYIRGWDSRSANGVDHLLANSKFIARRIKKAYQRDATVIYPPVDLSHMPMREKKDDFYVTASRMVPYKRIDLIVKAFSKTPERRLVVIGDGPDMKKVKAAAGDNVTILGHQPFDVLVDHLQRARAFVFAAEEDFGISVVEAQACGTPVVAFGRGGALESVLGLPRERPTGVFFKEQTTESLLEAVERFEKYSGLFDARQCRRNAERFSSEKFKTALMSFIDARMPDSFVDPTLPYPVEEEVPVKSVRDEERERHLLV
- a CDS encoding O-antigen ligase family protein, whose translation is MAYISVLALFLTVTNLIPVSAVGFLPIVFCAWRFFGRSYPSFMGPLTALTLFILASTLLYNPHSLTEFEFYRRDGNFFIAYAPIFAGCVYVHRWDMNKLLRAFFVFAVLINIPPYMLYLAQNGLLSIFKHPDDSFGSFFIARNAAGGFLAMLFCLGVACYLQKRSRIMLALIALNGLMLFSTYSRGSLLGAFAVLPYLYFGRKRLILASLMSCLVVASLAMAMYHTRPFVDYMGYTFSIQNADAKVANLDIRYEWLWPRALAYFRQSPIVGMGFGSFDDTIRNVTSYFGLLAVPSDVVIEHSDSHAHNSYLNFLAETGVVGLTLVLSFYWKLVKWSQNGAARSALVEHGQNFAAYRFVELSAVCLLVMAATEHRLVAPSNVLVLSLVISLLLASRPVRVMKPVRDPRVLHPQAPPYRERAQPYPAATGRSVPGS
- a CDS encoding glycosyltransferase family 2 protein, whose translation is MKQIAIVICNYNYERFLAEAIDSALAQDYPGTRVIVIDDGSTDGSRAIIGQYGSRVKAVFKENGGQVSAYNLGVEIADTEYVIFLDSDDVLYPGAVSEVMRKFEEGDLAKVQFRLDVIDEAGKQTGAHVPHTEPPVDCGRLLRDGWLYPSPPASGNAYSVRALKAVFPVPEGGINRYGADFYAIYGAALVGPVATLTLSLGAYRVHHTATPSVSFANSEQIKKAPKAFKERWVTLREIAKERLDLELPPAFHDFAHEKAYFGSSLYHASLSARWRWMLHDSRAYLHTIVANPFWGLKKKAGTLFLSCLCLLPYSPLSDFVVRYITNPLARRSTAGQ
- a CDS encoding undecaprenyl-phosphate glucose phosphotransferase, with the protein product MRALTGLLARLFDVALIVSGALVASQIRFDDVSQRGFYLAFVAFAAAFSLAIFPALGVYQSWRGRSKRLLTGQVALGWLIVQGCAMALMFSLHRIDFVSRLWFVYWTALSGSGLIVSRLVIHSLIGRIRHAGIDLQPVAIAACGDHCNDIIHKMEGAAESGFRPWAVYNLAPDSKATSRVPIFTEHKAFAKYVRDQNIGEVWLALPLTEERAILKLVDEFRNDLINIRFMPDVRALALFEGSVTSVLDQPTINLAASPLPPNAMVKKDLFDRLFALAALIAISPILLGCAIAVKLSSRGPVFFRQQRKGADGRVFTIYKFRTMRLHVQKAGVLEQAKRNDPRITRVGAFLRRTSLDELPQFFNVLCGDMSVVGPRPHALEHDDLYQHVVSGYIHRYRIKPGITGWAQINGYRGETDRLEKMEGRVEHDLYYLRNWSFALDVRIILATIFKGISHQNAY
- a CDS encoding mannose-1-phosphate guanylyltransferase/mannose-6-phosphate isomerase → MDKRTTQANQQNAAVAAGETAIDSQRLVQVILAGGSGTRLWPVSREQYPKQLIDVVGDQSLLQATMKRMDGFTKTWDVAAEPVIVCGVEHFFVTSEQAHDCGVKARVVVEPARRDTAPALTLAALAACSDGDDPILVAMPADHAIADLPALHQAIELAAVHAQAGEIATLGVPPTRADTGFGYIRLGAQLSDGAHRIDRFVEKPAAELAAQYVASGGYWWNSGMFVMRASVWLAALKVFQPDMYAACVQAFENAKRDDGHIAPAADAFAQSPSDSIDYAVMEQLGKADSPFTGVVVPLEAGWSDLGSWDAVWEAMEKDEFGNVANGRVLMEGATTTYARSQGGRLVACVGTSDLVVVETDDAVLVADRSHVQDVKGLVSRIRQTNSPEADNHRKVRRPWGFYDSIDHGERFQVKRIVVNPGGRLSLQMHHHRAEHWVVVCGTALVTRGDEQFLLTENQSTYIPIGVQHRLENPGHVPLQIIEVQSGVYLGEDDIVRFDDQYGRCN
- a CDS encoding phosphatase PAP2 family protein; the encoded protein is MWKIDPWTVYSNVGDAAVTLPVAIVCAIWIAKTDLRLALRWALTLSLGMLPVGASKIVYYAWDISLPLAHFRVISGHTMLSTAVWAVALALQLKWWRLPAFPGIAAGLLLGALTGASRVHGHSHSVAEVLVGWVIGMIAATVFLRTALQVEYKPVRPVWSTFALLAVSTLAYGHTAPFQDLIEENSAALKENTPSLVCALSRVRSRVHS
- a CDS encoding glycosyltransferase family 4 protein, which produces MAFAINGKFTSQPVTGVQRVAYELTRAMQMRESPGSDLEIFVPQNVREPGASLKRQRRFPWLRGTLWEQITLPIAARGRTLVNLCNTNPVLKRRQVVMVHDMAVYDVPHGFSKKFLLWYRLCFSILPHMKPLVLTVSAFSKRRISHHLKIDESRIAVIQPGADHLDRVVPEPGVLDRLQLKDDTYCVIVGSLDPRKNLQRVLEAISGLSHLRDVRFVIVGGRNQRIFANEGLEAMSRSKQVIWAGFVTDGELKALYQHAGCLVFPSLYEGFGLPPLEAMYCGCPVIASSRTSIPEACGDAAMYCDAMSVADMTEKISLMMTHGAIRQQYRAKGMAHAREYRWDRSAKRLLDVLYGKESESVPEMPARVSAS